Proteins encoded in a region of the Oncorhynchus keta strain PuntledgeMale-10-30-2019 chromosome 3, Oket_V2, whole genome shotgun sequence genome:
- the mybpc2b gene encoding myosin binding protein Cb isoform X2, with the protein MPEAADDAVKPEGEGEAPAEAEEKPAEDGVHQSQEITGLFLQHPETTVAITGTDIVFTAKVDSTTLSRKPTIKWLKGKWLDLGSKAGKHMQFKETFDRATKIYTWDMKIIKVVPGDAGAYRCEVTSKDKCDSSAFDISVEAVHTEEEHDIMAAFKRTDAGEDEGSLDFSALLKATKKKKKPVVDEEKADVWDILKNAQPSEYEKIAFEYGITDLRGLLKRLKKMKTVEPKHSDAFLKRMESAYSVDKGKKIVLQVEVVDPNAQVKWLKNGQEIKSSAKYIIESIGNIRTLTINKCSLADDAAYECVIGEEKSFTEVFVKEPPVTITKLLDDYHVVVGERVEFEVEVSVEGAHVNWMFEDQELSRDSHKYRFKKDGLKHMLIIQEASLDDIGMYWCFTNGGRTKGELEVEEKELEVLQNIADLTVKAEEQAMFKCEVSDEKVTGKWLKDGVEVVPSSHIKLTHIGRIHRLTIDDVKPEDAGDYTFIPDGYALSLSAKLNFLEIKIDYVPRQDPPKIHLDTTGNMVSQNTIIVVAGNKLRLDVEISGEPPPTVVWAKGDTAITAVEGRVRTENRKDLSCFIIEGAEREDEGNYSIIVTNPAGEDKAHLLVKIVDVPDCPENVKCTSVGEDCATMVWEPPKFDGGAPVTGYLMERKKKGSTRWTKLNFDVYEGVTYEAKRMIEGVLYEMRVYAVNGIGMSQPSLNSKPFMPIAATSEPLGLKVHDVTDTTCTLKWLAPEKIGAGGLDGYVIEYCKEGDTEWVVANTELVERQTYTVRNLPTAEKINFRVVAVNIAGRSPPTGLAQPVTIREIVELPKIRLPRYLRQKYLRRVGDKINLTIPFQGKPRPKVQWYKDGEELDSRVASVRNSEVDSILFIRSAERSHSGKYELVLQIENMEARAILEIRIVETPGPPEVMKVTDVWGFNAALEWKPPKDDGNCDITGYTIQKADKKTNEWFTIYEHNRRTNCTASDLIMGNEYMFRVYSENLVGKSEDFCLSKDTAIIPKIGLEYNPPPFKEKDMQSAPKFIQPLLDRSVVAGYSTAISCAVRGYPKPKIRWLRNKIPLDENPRFLMQNNQGVLTLNIRKPSQYDGGKFTCKAINPLGEDVVECTLLVRALKDKEDGDEK; encoded by the exons TGAAGCCGGAGGGCGAGG GAGAAGCACCAGCAGAAG CTGAAGAAAAACCAGCAGAAGATG GGGTCCATCAGTCGCAGGAGATTACAGGACTGTTTCTTCAGCACCCTGAGACTACGGTCGCCATAACAG GTACGGACATTGTGTTTACTGCCAAAGTGGACTCTACTACACTATCAAGGAAACCAACCATTAAATGGCTGAAGGGGAAGTGGCTGGACCTGGGCAGCAAAGCAGGAAAACACATGCAGTTCAAAGAGACTTTTGACAGAGCCACAAAG ATCTACACCTGGGACATGAAGATAATCAAGGTGGTCCCTGGTGACGCTGGGGCCTACAGGTGTGAGGTCACCTCCAAAGACAAGTGCGACAGCAGCGCTTTTGACATCTCCGTGGAGG CTGTGCATACTGAGGAGGAACATGACATTATGGCCGCATTCAAAAGAAC GGATGCTGGAGAGGATGAAGGCAGTTTGGATTTCAGTGCTTTGCTGAAAGCTACCAAGAA GAAGAAGAAGCCAGTCGTAGACGAGGAGAAGGCAGACGTGTGGGACATCCTGAAGAACGCTCAACCCAGCGAGTATGAGAAGATTGCTTTTGAGTACGGCATTACAGACCTGAGGGGTCTGCTCAAGCGTCTGAAGAAGATGAAGACGGTTGAACCCAAGCACAGCGACG CTTTCCTAAAGAGAATGGAGTCTGCCTACTCTGTGGATAAGGGCAAGAAAATCGTACTGCAGGTGGAAGTGGTTGACCCAAATGCCCAGGTCAAATGGTTGAAGAACGGCCAGGAGATAAAATCATCAGCCAA GTACATCATAGAATCAATTGGCAACATCAGGACGCTCACCATCAACAAGTGTAGCCTGGCTGACGACGCTGCGTACGAGTGTGTGATTGGGGAAGAGAAGTCCTTCACAGAGGTGTTTGTCAAAG AGCCCCCGGTCACCATCACCAAGCTGCTGGATGACTACCAcgtggtggtgggagagagggtggagttcGAGGTGGAGGTGTCTGTGGAGGGAGCACACGTTAACTG GATGTTTGAGGACCAAGAACTCTCCAGGGACTCCCATAAGTACCGCTTTAAGAAGGACGGATTGAAGCACATGCTCATCATCCAAGAGGCTTCGCTGGATGACATTGGGATGTACTGGTGCTTCACCAACGGCGGGCGAACCAAAGGAGAGCTGGAAGTTGAAG AGAAAGAACTGGAGGTGTTGCAGAACATCGCTGACCTGACGGTGAAGGCCGAGGAACAGGCCATGTTCAAGTGTGAGGTGTCTGATGAGAAGGTGACAGGGAAATGGCTCAAAGATGGCGTGGAGGTGGTGCCCAGCAGTCACATCAAGCTGACCCACATCGGAAG AATCCATCGTCTTACCATAGACGACGTCAAGCCCGAGGACGCTGGAGACTATACGTTTATCCCAGACGGATATGCCCTCTCACTGTCCGCCAAACTCAACTTCCTgg AAATTAAGATCGACTATGTCCCCCGCCAAG ACCCACCCAAGATCCATCTAGACACCACCGGCAACATGGTTTCCCAGAACACCATCATTGTGGTGGCTGGCAACAAGCTGCGCCTGGACGTGGAGATCTCTGGAGAGCCTCCTCCCACTGTCGTCTGGGCAAAGGGAGACACG GCAATCACAGCTGTGGAGGGGCGTGTGAGGACAGAGAACCGGAAGGACCTGAGCTGCTTCATCatagagggggcagagagagaggatgagggcaACTACTCCATCATTGTCACCAACCCTGCCGGAGAGGACAAGGCTCATCTGTTGGTCAAGATTGTTGATGTGCCTGACTGCCCTGAGAATGTAAAGTGTACCTCGGTGGGAGAAGACTGTGCCACCATGGTCTGGGAGCCACCTAAGTTCGACGGAGGCGCACCGGTCACAG GCTATCTCatggagaggaagaagaagggcTCCACCAGGTGGACGAAGCTCAACTTTGACGTGTACGAGGGGGTGACGTACGAAGCCAAGAGGATGATTGAGGGCGTGCTCTACGAGATGAGAGTGTACGCCGTCAACGGCATTGGCATGTCCCAGCCCAGCCTCAACTCCAAACCCTTCATGCCCATCG CTGCAACCAGTGAGCCTCTGGGCCTCAAGGTGCATGATGTCACAGACACCACATGCACCCTGAAGTGGCTGGCCCCTGAGAAGATCGGTGCCGGAGGCCTGGACGGATACGTTATTGAGTACTGCAAGGAGGGAG ACACGGAGTGGGTGGTAGCGAACACTGAGCTGGTGGAGAGACAGACTTATACGGTCCGCAACCTCCCCACCGCGGAGAAGATCAATTTCAGAGTGGTGGCCGTGAACATTGCTGGACGCAGCCCCCCTACCGGCCTGGCCCAGCCCGTCACTATCCGCGAGATCGTGG aACTGCCCAAGATCCGCCTCCCTCGCTACTTGAGACAGAAGTACCTTAGAAGAGTGGGCGACAAAATCAACCTGACCATCCCCTTCCAG GGTAAGCCACGTCCCAAAGTGCAATGGTACAAGGATGGGGAGGAGCTTGACAGTCGAGTTGCCAGCGTACGCAATTCCGAAGTGGACTCTATCCTGTTCATCCGCTCGGCTGAGAGATCCCACTCTGGGAAGTACGAGTTGGTCCTGCAGATTGAGAACATGGAGGCCAGGGCTATTCTGGAAATCAGGATCGTAG AGACACCCGGGCCTCCCGAGGTAATGAAGGTCACAGATGTTTGGGGCTTCAACGCTGCGCTGGAGTGGAAGCCACCAAAGGACGACGGCAACTGTGATATCACCGGTTACACAATACAGAAGGCGGACAAGAAGACAAAT gaaTGGTTCACTATCTACGAGCACAACAGGAGGACAAACTGCACAGCCTCAGACCTGATCATGGGAAATGAGTACATGTTCCGCGTCTACAGCGAGAACCTCGTTGGAAAGAGTGAGGATTTCTGCCTCAGCAAGGACACAGCCATCATACCTAAGATAG GATTGGAGTACAACCCACCTCCATTCAAGGAGAAGGATATGCAAAGCGCCCCCAAGTTCATACAGCCCCTGCTTGACAGGTCTGTGGTGGCAGGCTACAGTACCGCCATCAGCTGTGCTGTCAGGGGCTACCCCAAG CCTAAGATCAGGTGGTTGAGGAATAAGATTCCCTTGGACGAGAACCCTCGGTTCCTGATGCAGAACAACCAGGGGGTTTTGACCCTGAACATCCGCAAGCCCAGTCAGTATGACGGGGGCAAGTTCACCTGCAAGGCTATCAACCCTCTGGGGGAGGACGTCGTGGAGTGCACCCTGCTCGTACGAG CTCTCAAGGACAAGGAGGACGGAGATGAGAAATGA
- the mybpc2b gene encoding myosin binding protein Cb isoform X3, whose product MPEAADDAVKPEGEGEAPAEGVHQSQEITGLFLQHPETTVAITGTDIVFTAKVDSTTLSRKPTIKWLKGKWLDLGSKAGKHMQFKETFDRATKIYTWDMKIIKVVPGDAGAYRCEVTSKDKCDSSAFDISVEAVHTEEEHDIMAAFKRTDAGEDEGSLDFSALLKATKKKKKPVVDEEKADVWDILKNAQPSEYEKIAFEYGITDLRGLLKRLKKMKTVEPKHSDAFLKRMESAYSVDKGKKIVLQVEVVDPNAQVKWLKNGQEIKSSAKYIIESIGNIRTLTINKCSLADDAAYECVIGEEKSFTEVFVKEPPVTITKLLDDYHVVVGERVEFEVEVSVEGAHVNWMFEDQELSRDSHKYRFKKDGLKHMLIIQEASLDDIGMYWCFTNGGRTKGELEVEEKELEVLQNIADLTVKAEEQAMFKCEVSDEKVTGKWLKDGVEVVPSSHIKLTHIGRIHRLTIDDVKPEDAGDYTFIPDGYALSLSAKLNFLEIKIDYVPRQDPPKIHLDTTGNMVSQNTIIVVAGNKLRLDVEISGEPPPTVVWAKGDTAITAVEGRVRTENRKDLSCFIIEGAEREDEGNYSIIVTNPAGEDKAHLLVKIVDVPDCPENVKCTSVGEDCATMVWEPPKFDGGAPVTGYLMERKKKGSTRWTKLNFDVYEGVTYEAKRMIEGVLYEMRVYAVNGIGMSQPSLNSKPFMPIAATSEPLGLKVHDVTDTTCTLKWLAPEKIGAGGLDGYVIEYCKEGDTEWVVANTELVERQTYTVRNLPTAEKINFRVVAVNIAGRSPPTGLAQPVTIREIVELPKIRLPRYLRQKYLRRVGDKINLTIPFQGKPRPKVQWYKDGEELDSRVASVRNSEVDSILFIRSAERSHSGKYELVLQIENMEARAILEIRIVETPGPPEVMKVTDVWGFNAALEWKPPKDDGNCDITGYTIQKADKKTNEWFTIYEHNRRTNCTASDLIMGNEYMFRVYSENLVGKSEDFCLSKDTAIIPKIGLEYNPPPFKEKDMQSAPKFIQPLLDRSVVAGYSTAISCAVRGYPKPKIRWLRNKIPLDENPRFLMQNNQGVLTLNIRKPSQYDGGKFTCKAINPLGEDVVECTLLVRALKDKEDGDEK is encoded by the exons TGAAGCCGGAGGGCGAGG GAGAAGCACCAGCAGAAG GGGTCCATCAGTCGCAGGAGATTACAGGACTGTTTCTTCAGCACCCTGAGACTACGGTCGCCATAACAG GTACGGACATTGTGTTTACTGCCAAAGTGGACTCTACTACACTATCAAGGAAACCAACCATTAAATGGCTGAAGGGGAAGTGGCTGGACCTGGGCAGCAAAGCAGGAAAACACATGCAGTTCAAAGAGACTTTTGACAGAGCCACAAAG ATCTACACCTGGGACATGAAGATAATCAAGGTGGTCCCTGGTGACGCTGGGGCCTACAGGTGTGAGGTCACCTCCAAAGACAAGTGCGACAGCAGCGCTTTTGACATCTCCGTGGAGG CTGTGCATACTGAGGAGGAACATGACATTATGGCCGCATTCAAAAGAAC GGATGCTGGAGAGGATGAAGGCAGTTTGGATTTCAGTGCTTTGCTGAAAGCTACCAAGAA GAAGAAGAAGCCAGTCGTAGACGAGGAGAAGGCAGACGTGTGGGACATCCTGAAGAACGCTCAACCCAGCGAGTATGAGAAGATTGCTTTTGAGTACGGCATTACAGACCTGAGGGGTCTGCTCAAGCGTCTGAAGAAGATGAAGACGGTTGAACCCAAGCACAGCGACG CTTTCCTAAAGAGAATGGAGTCTGCCTACTCTGTGGATAAGGGCAAGAAAATCGTACTGCAGGTGGAAGTGGTTGACCCAAATGCCCAGGTCAAATGGTTGAAGAACGGCCAGGAGATAAAATCATCAGCCAA GTACATCATAGAATCAATTGGCAACATCAGGACGCTCACCATCAACAAGTGTAGCCTGGCTGACGACGCTGCGTACGAGTGTGTGATTGGGGAAGAGAAGTCCTTCACAGAGGTGTTTGTCAAAG AGCCCCCGGTCACCATCACCAAGCTGCTGGATGACTACCAcgtggtggtgggagagagggtggagttcGAGGTGGAGGTGTCTGTGGAGGGAGCACACGTTAACTG GATGTTTGAGGACCAAGAACTCTCCAGGGACTCCCATAAGTACCGCTTTAAGAAGGACGGATTGAAGCACATGCTCATCATCCAAGAGGCTTCGCTGGATGACATTGGGATGTACTGGTGCTTCACCAACGGCGGGCGAACCAAAGGAGAGCTGGAAGTTGAAG AGAAAGAACTGGAGGTGTTGCAGAACATCGCTGACCTGACGGTGAAGGCCGAGGAACAGGCCATGTTCAAGTGTGAGGTGTCTGATGAGAAGGTGACAGGGAAATGGCTCAAAGATGGCGTGGAGGTGGTGCCCAGCAGTCACATCAAGCTGACCCACATCGGAAG AATCCATCGTCTTACCATAGACGACGTCAAGCCCGAGGACGCTGGAGACTATACGTTTATCCCAGACGGATATGCCCTCTCACTGTCCGCCAAACTCAACTTCCTgg AAATTAAGATCGACTATGTCCCCCGCCAAG ACCCACCCAAGATCCATCTAGACACCACCGGCAACATGGTTTCCCAGAACACCATCATTGTGGTGGCTGGCAACAAGCTGCGCCTGGACGTGGAGATCTCTGGAGAGCCTCCTCCCACTGTCGTCTGGGCAAAGGGAGACACG GCAATCACAGCTGTGGAGGGGCGTGTGAGGACAGAGAACCGGAAGGACCTGAGCTGCTTCATCatagagggggcagagagagaggatgagggcaACTACTCCATCATTGTCACCAACCCTGCCGGAGAGGACAAGGCTCATCTGTTGGTCAAGATTGTTGATGTGCCTGACTGCCCTGAGAATGTAAAGTGTACCTCGGTGGGAGAAGACTGTGCCACCATGGTCTGGGAGCCACCTAAGTTCGACGGAGGCGCACCGGTCACAG GCTATCTCatggagaggaagaagaagggcTCCACCAGGTGGACGAAGCTCAACTTTGACGTGTACGAGGGGGTGACGTACGAAGCCAAGAGGATGATTGAGGGCGTGCTCTACGAGATGAGAGTGTACGCCGTCAACGGCATTGGCATGTCCCAGCCCAGCCTCAACTCCAAACCCTTCATGCCCATCG CTGCAACCAGTGAGCCTCTGGGCCTCAAGGTGCATGATGTCACAGACACCACATGCACCCTGAAGTGGCTGGCCCCTGAGAAGATCGGTGCCGGAGGCCTGGACGGATACGTTATTGAGTACTGCAAGGAGGGAG ACACGGAGTGGGTGGTAGCGAACACTGAGCTGGTGGAGAGACAGACTTATACGGTCCGCAACCTCCCCACCGCGGAGAAGATCAATTTCAGAGTGGTGGCCGTGAACATTGCTGGACGCAGCCCCCCTACCGGCCTGGCCCAGCCCGTCACTATCCGCGAGATCGTGG aACTGCCCAAGATCCGCCTCCCTCGCTACTTGAGACAGAAGTACCTTAGAAGAGTGGGCGACAAAATCAACCTGACCATCCCCTTCCAG GGTAAGCCACGTCCCAAAGTGCAATGGTACAAGGATGGGGAGGAGCTTGACAGTCGAGTTGCCAGCGTACGCAATTCCGAAGTGGACTCTATCCTGTTCATCCGCTCGGCTGAGAGATCCCACTCTGGGAAGTACGAGTTGGTCCTGCAGATTGAGAACATGGAGGCCAGGGCTATTCTGGAAATCAGGATCGTAG AGACACCCGGGCCTCCCGAGGTAATGAAGGTCACAGATGTTTGGGGCTTCAACGCTGCGCTGGAGTGGAAGCCACCAAAGGACGACGGCAACTGTGATATCACCGGTTACACAATACAGAAGGCGGACAAGAAGACAAAT gaaTGGTTCACTATCTACGAGCACAACAGGAGGACAAACTGCACAGCCTCAGACCTGATCATGGGAAATGAGTACATGTTCCGCGTCTACAGCGAGAACCTCGTTGGAAAGAGTGAGGATTTCTGCCTCAGCAAGGACACAGCCATCATACCTAAGATAG GATTGGAGTACAACCCACCTCCATTCAAGGAGAAGGATATGCAAAGCGCCCCCAAGTTCATACAGCCCCTGCTTGACAGGTCTGTGGTGGCAGGCTACAGTACCGCCATCAGCTGTGCTGTCAGGGGCTACCCCAAG CCTAAGATCAGGTGGTTGAGGAATAAGATTCCCTTGGACGAGAACCCTCGGTTCCTGATGCAGAACAACCAGGGGGTTTTGACCCTGAACATCCGCAAGCCCAGTCAGTATGACGGGGGCAAGTTCACCTGCAAGGCTATCAACCCTCTGGGGGAGGACGTCGTGGAGTGCACCCTGCTCGTACGAG CTCTCAAGGACAAGGAGGACGGAGATGAGAAATGA
- the mybpc2b gene encoding myosin binding protein Cb isoform X1, whose protein sequence is MPEAADDAVKPEGEGEAPAEAEEKPAEDDEALPEGEEGVHQSQEITGLFLQHPETTVAITGTDIVFTAKVDSTTLSRKPTIKWLKGKWLDLGSKAGKHMQFKETFDRATKIYTWDMKIIKVVPGDAGAYRCEVTSKDKCDSSAFDISVEAVHTEEEHDIMAAFKRTDAGEDEGSLDFSALLKATKKKKKPVVDEEKADVWDILKNAQPSEYEKIAFEYGITDLRGLLKRLKKMKTVEPKHSDAFLKRMESAYSVDKGKKIVLQVEVVDPNAQVKWLKNGQEIKSSAKYIIESIGNIRTLTINKCSLADDAAYECVIGEEKSFTEVFVKEPPVTITKLLDDYHVVVGERVEFEVEVSVEGAHVNWMFEDQELSRDSHKYRFKKDGLKHMLIIQEASLDDIGMYWCFTNGGRTKGELEVEEKELEVLQNIADLTVKAEEQAMFKCEVSDEKVTGKWLKDGVEVVPSSHIKLTHIGRIHRLTIDDVKPEDAGDYTFIPDGYALSLSAKLNFLEIKIDYVPRQDPPKIHLDTTGNMVSQNTIIVVAGNKLRLDVEISGEPPPTVVWAKGDTAITAVEGRVRTENRKDLSCFIIEGAEREDEGNYSIIVTNPAGEDKAHLLVKIVDVPDCPENVKCTSVGEDCATMVWEPPKFDGGAPVTGYLMERKKKGSTRWTKLNFDVYEGVTYEAKRMIEGVLYEMRVYAVNGIGMSQPSLNSKPFMPIAATSEPLGLKVHDVTDTTCTLKWLAPEKIGAGGLDGYVIEYCKEGDTEWVVANTELVERQTYTVRNLPTAEKINFRVVAVNIAGRSPPTGLAQPVTIREIVELPKIRLPRYLRQKYLRRVGDKINLTIPFQGKPRPKVQWYKDGEELDSRVASVRNSEVDSILFIRSAERSHSGKYELVLQIENMEARAILEIRIVETPGPPEVMKVTDVWGFNAALEWKPPKDDGNCDITGYTIQKADKKTNEWFTIYEHNRRTNCTASDLIMGNEYMFRVYSENLVGKSEDFCLSKDTAIIPKIGLEYNPPPFKEKDMQSAPKFIQPLLDRSVVAGYSTAISCAVRGYPKPKIRWLRNKIPLDENPRFLMQNNQGVLTLNIRKPSQYDGGKFTCKAINPLGEDVVECTLLVRALKDKEDGDEK, encoded by the exons TGAAGCCGGAGGGCGAGG GAGAAGCACCAGCAGAAG CTGAAGAAAAACCAGCAGAAGATG ATGAGGCACTGCctgaaggagaggagg GGGTCCATCAGTCGCAGGAGATTACAGGACTGTTTCTTCAGCACCCTGAGACTACGGTCGCCATAACAG GTACGGACATTGTGTTTACTGCCAAAGTGGACTCTACTACACTATCAAGGAAACCAACCATTAAATGGCTGAAGGGGAAGTGGCTGGACCTGGGCAGCAAAGCAGGAAAACACATGCAGTTCAAAGAGACTTTTGACAGAGCCACAAAG ATCTACACCTGGGACATGAAGATAATCAAGGTGGTCCCTGGTGACGCTGGGGCCTACAGGTGTGAGGTCACCTCCAAAGACAAGTGCGACAGCAGCGCTTTTGACATCTCCGTGGAGG CTGTGCATACTGAGGAGGAACATGACATTATGGCCGCATTCAAAAGAAC GGATGCTGGAGAGGATGAAGGCAGTTTGGATTTCAGTGCTTTGCTGAAAGCTACCAAGAA GAAGAAGAAGCCAGTCGTAGACGAGGAGAAGGCAGACGTGTGGGACATCCTGAAGAACGCTCAACCCAGCGAGTATGAGAAGATTGCTTTTGAGTACGGCATTACAGACCTGAGGGGTCTGCTCAAGCGTCTGAAGAAGATGAAGACGGTTGAACCCAAGCACAGCGACG CTTTCCTAAAGAGAATGGAGTCTGCCTACTCTGTGGATAAGGGCAAGAAAATCGTACTGCAGGTGGAAGTGGTTGACCCAAATGCCCAGGTCAAATGGTTGAAGAACGGCCAGGAGATAAAATCATCAGCCAA GTACATCATAGAATCAATTGGCAACATCAGGACGCTCACCATCAACAAGTGTAGCCTGGCTGACGACGCTGCGTACGAGTGTGTGATTGGGGAAGAGAAGTCCTTCACAGAGGTGTTTGTCAAAG AGCCCCCGGTCACCATCACCAAGCTGCTGGATGACTACCAcgtggtggtgggagagagggtggagttcGAGGTGGAGGTGTCTGTGGAGGGAGCACACGTTAACTG GATGTTTGAGGACCAAGAACTCTCCAGGGACTCCCATAAGTACCGCTTTAAGAAGGACGGATTGAAGCACATGCTCATCATCCAAGAGGCTTCGCTGGATGACATTGGGATGTACTGGTGCTTCACCAACGGCGGGCGAACCAAAGGAGAGCTGGAAGTTGAAG AGAAAGAACTGGAGGTGTTGCAGAACATCGCTGACCTGACGGTGAAGGCCGAGGAACAGGCCATGTTCAAGTGTGAGGTGTCTGATGAGAAGGTGACAGGGAAATGGCTCAAAGATGGCGTGGAGGTGGTGCCCAGCAGTCACATCAAGCTGACCCACATCGGAAG AATCCATCGTCTTACCATAGACGACGTCAAGCCCGAGGACGCTGGAGACTATACGTTTATCCCAGACGGATATGCCCTCTCACTGTCCGCCAAACTCAACTTCCTgg AAATTAAGATCGACTATGTCCCCCGCCAAG ACCCACCCAAGATCCATCTAGACACCACCGGCAACATGGTTTCCCAGAACACCATCATTGTGGTGGCTGGCAACAAGCTGCGCCTGGACGTGGAGATCTCTGGAGAGCCTCCTCCCACTGTCGTCTGGGCAAAGGGAGACACG GCAATCACAGCTGTGGAGGGGCGTGTGAGGACAGAGAACCGGAAGGACCTGAGCTGCTTCATCatagagggggcagagagagaggatgagggcaACTACTCCATCATTGTCACCAACCCTGCCGGAGAGGACAAGGCTCATCTGTTGGTCAAGATTGTTGATGTGCCTGACTGCCCTGAGAATGTAAAGTGTACCTCGGTGGGAGAAGACTGTGCCACCATGGTCTGGGAGCCACCTAAGTTCGACGGAGGCGCACCGGTCACAG GCTATCTCatggagaggaagaagaagggcTCCACCAGGTGGACGAAGCTCAACTTTGACGTGTACGAGGGGGTGACGTACGAAGCCAAGAGGATGATTGAGGGCGTGCTCTACGAGATGAGAGTGTACGCCGTCAACGGCATTGGCATGTCCCAGCCCAGCCTCAACTCCAAACCCTTCATGCCCATCG CTGCAACCAGTGAGCCTCTGGGCCTCAAGGTGCATGATGTCACAGACACCACATGCACCCTGAAGTGGCTGGCCCCTGAGAAGATCGGTGCCGGAGGCCTGGACGGATACGTTATTGAGTACTGCAAGGAGGGAG ACACGGAGTGGGTGGTAGCGAACACTGAGCTGGTGGAGAGACAGACTTATACGGTCCGCAACCTCCCCACCGCGGAGAAGATCAATTTCAGAGTGGTGGCCGTGAACATTGCTGGACGCAGCCCCCCTACCGGCCTGGCCCAGCCCGTCACTATCCGCGAGATCGTGG aACTGCCCAAGATCCGCCTCCCTCGCTACTTGAGACAGAAGTACCTTAGAAGAGTGGGCGACAAAATCAACCTGACCATCCCCTTCCAG GGTAAGCCACGTCCCAAAGTGCAATGGTACAAGGATGGGGAGGAGCTTGACAGTCGAGTTGCCAGCGTACGCAATTCCGAAGTGGACTCTATCCTGTTCATCCGCTCGGCTGAGAGATCCCACTCTGGGAAGTACGAGTTGGTCCTGCAGATTGAGAACATGGAGGCCAGGGCTATTCTGGAAATCAGGATCGTAG AGACACCCGGGCCTCCCGAGGTAATGAAGGTCACAGATGTTTGGGGCTTCAACGCTGCGCTGGAGTGGAAGCCACCAAAGGACGACGGCAACTGTGATATCACCGGTTACACAATACAGAAGGCGGACAAGAAGACAAAT gaaTGGTTCACTATCTACGAGCACAACAGGAGGACAAACTGCACAGCCTCAGACCTGATCATGGGAAATGAGTACATGTTCCGCGTCTACAGCGAGAACCTCGTTGGAAAGAGTGAGGATTTCTGCCTCAGCAAGGACACAGCCATCATACCTAAGATAG GATTGGAGTACAACCCACCTCCATTCAAGGAGAAGGATATGCAAAGCGCCCCCAAGTTCATACAGCCCCTGCTTGACAGGTCTGTGGTGGCAGGCTACAGTACCGCCATCAGCTGTGCTGTCAGGGGCTACCCCAAG CCTAAGATCAGGTGGTTGAGGAATAAGATTCCCTTGGACGAGAACCCTCGGTTCCTGATGCAGAACAACCAGGGGGTTTTGACCCTGAACATCCGCAAGCCCAGTCAGTATGACGGGGGCAAGTTCACCTGCAAGGCTATCAACCCTCTGGGGGAGGACGTCGTGGAGTGCACCCTGCTCGTACGAG CTCTCAAGGACAAGGAGGACGGAGATGAGAAATGA